The DNA window TAGTTATACGATTATAGGCCCTATGGTTAACATCATGGATACGAACTTTCACCCAGTAGATGTAGATGATCTCTCCTATAGTAAAGACATCGTCATTTCAGATAATGTCTGGATCGGTCGGGGAGTGCTTATCCTACCTGGTGTGACTATTGGAGCAAATTCTGTCATTGCAGCAGGAAGTGTTGTTACGAGAAATATACCTGATAATGTGTTGGCTGGAGGTACTCCCGCGAAGGTCATCCGTGAAATTCATGTCCCACAGAATTGGATCCGTAGACACAATTGATAGAGTGGCAGGTGACAGAGGAGAGACACCGGCAAAGGTGATAAAAAGGGACGTCCGGTGGAATTAATTCGAAAGAAATGTTAGGGAGAGTAATGTCATGAAAGTATGGATGTGGCCGAAATCAAGTCAATTGAACTTTTATAATGATTTGCTATCCGATTCGCTAAGTGATGCAGGTATGGATATTGTGGATTTAAGACACGGCAAGCTAATGCTTAAGATCGGTGGAGTAAAATCGGGAGACATCGTCCACATACATTGGATGCATCATGCTTATCAAAATGACAATCTGCTATTGTTTATCGTGAAATCGTTCTTCTTCATTTGTAGTATGCTGTACTTAAAATTGAGACGTGTTCAGTTGATCTGGACGATTCATAATTTGTATCCACATCATATGAAGTTCCTAAGGATGGAACGGTTCATGCGGTCGCTCATTTGCCGCTTCTGCAGCAAATTGATTGTAGCCTCTGAGTCTATAAAGTCAAAGGTCATGAGCGAATTTGGTGTTCCAGCAAGTAAAGTGTTCGTGGTGAAGCATGGCCATTATTTAGGCGTATATAAGCCAAAGGGCATAAATTTCAGAGAAGGATATAACATCAGTGAAGATGCTGATGTTTATTTATTTTTGGGTGCCATCAAAGCATATAAAGGCATTGAAGATTTAATTGAAGCATTTAATGCAATGAAGACTAGACAAACGTACCTGATTATTGCGGGGAAAGCGGATCAAGAAATGCTTGAATATCTGGAGAACGTTAAAGATACGCAGAATATAAGGATGGAGCTACGCTTCATTCCGAATGAAGAAGTTGCTGATCTAATCCGGGCAGTGGATGTCATGGTGATGCCTTACAAAGAAATTACGACTTCTGGTACAGCTATACTTGGACTGACTTTTAAGAAGCTGATCGTTATGCCAGACAATGATTTCATTCATGAATATTTCAAGGAAGATATGGTCGTTAGCTACGATCCCTTGGATAGAAACGGATTGCAAAATGCAATGAAAGCAGCTTTAAACGTAGAGAGAGAAGATAATAAACCAAAATATGAAGAAGTGCTTAGAGAATTAGAATGGAGTGCAATTGCACAGAAGATTAGAAACGTCTATCAAGGATGGGGATGAATGATGGATATAGCGGTAACAGTAGCCATATGTACCCATAATCGAGCAAAGGATACTGGCGAAGCCATTGAGAGCGTACTGCACCAAAGTTATGCAAATGAAGCAATCGAAATCGTTGTTATCGACAATCGCTCAACGGATCAAACCACGGAGGTAGTGAACGGATTAAGACGACGCTTCGGATCAAGGATACGCTATGTATATGAGAATAGACTTGGATTATCGGTTGCCAGAAATCGGGCGATTCAAGAGGCGAAAGGCAAATATATTTTATTTCTAGATGATGATGCTTTGGCCTCGCAAGATTGGGTATATGAAATCGTGGACGTGTTTGAAAGTGATCCAGAGATCGGCTGTGTCGGTGGAAAGATCGATCCGATCTGGGAAGCCCAGGAACCGGATTGGATTCCAGAAGAACATCGCTCTGTGTTCACCATTCTTAATTATTCAAATGAAGTGCAGGAAATGCCGGCGCCATTCATTCCATATGGGGCTAATGTTGCCTTCAGGCGGGATGTATTTAATGAGATCAAGCCTTTTCGTGAAGATTTGGGACGAGTCGGTAGTAATCTACTATCGAGCGAGGAAAGCGAACTGATTGCGAGACTGCGAGTTAGTTATAAGGTATACTACACTCCGTTCGCACAGGTAGGGCACAAAATCGCAAAGGAGCGTACGACGAAGTCTTGGTTCCTGAAAAGGATGTTTTGGCAGGGAGTAAGCGATGCAGTGAAACGTCAGGATACTAGCTTCATAGCGATCACGAAGCATACGATTCGCATGATGCAAGCCATAATGTCTGCTCTATTGTCGATCTTTCATTTTAAAACATTTATCCGCCAGATCATTAAAATTTGTTACCGTAATGGTTCACTTTTTGGCATCCTACGCTATAACAGTAGGGGGTGAGGTAACCATATGACACAGCTCACCTTTCAAAAAGTGTGGAGTGGTAACGGTTTGTTTCAAACGATACTTCGCACGAGTGCGACTAATTTCATGGTTATGGTTGTTAGCACATTGACCTCAATCGTGACGGCCCGTATGTTTGGTGTCGTTGGTAAAGGGGAGTTCTCTGCAATTCTATTCTGGCCAACTTTACTGGCTGGTCTTGTAGGGTTTGGTCTACCTACCTCACTTATTTATAACCTCAAACAAAATAGAGGTAATGAAGCAGATTTCGTAAGAGCAGGTTTCTTGTTTCAACTACCAGTTAGCTTAATCGTTGGCGTTATCGCTTGGATTTGGCTACCGATTTGGTTAGGAAATTATCCTGAAGCCATTATTCAAACGGCAAGATGGTATACGGTGTTGATGTTACCCATTTTGCTTGCAGTCAACTTAATCTCAGCACTGGCACAGAGCACGGGCAAATTTAACGTATATAACGGTGTACGTTTATACTTCCCTTTGATTAATCTTTTGGGATTAATGGCGCTTTGGGCAGTCGGTAACTTGAGTATTCATCATGCTGCACTGGCCTTTCTTCTGACGAGTGTTTTTGTTATTTCTTGGGCACTGTGTAGTATGCGAGAGTCATTGCAAATCAATTGGTTCAGGGGCTCTGGCAATCGAGTGGCGGCAAAGGCGCTGTTCGGATACGGTAGCAAAGTTTTTGGAGTTGAACTACTTGGAACGTTGTACACCCAGTTCGACAAACTCATCATTTTGTCTATGCTAACCGCTCGAGACTTGGGTCTCTATACTGTTGTTTACGCACTATCTCGTGTGTTTAATGTTGTGCAAACAGCGATTACGAACGTTATTTTTCCCAAGGTAACTGGTATGGACAAGGATACGATTATGGCTACGGTTGGGCGGGCGTTCAGACTATCCATGCTCTTGATGATGATTATTGTTGTTCCGTGTATGTTCATCGGCCGCTATCTGATGGGGATACTGTTCGGCGCACCTTTTTTAGAAGCGAGTGGAGCCTTTTATCTCTTGTCTATAGAATGTATTCTTGGTGGAGGTTCTTGGATATTAGCCTCCTCTTTTAATGCGATGGGAAGACCTGGTCTAGTCCTCGTTCGACAGCTTATTGGGCTGGCGGTAACGATTGGGCTATTTTTTGTGTTTACGCCATTATATGGACTAAACGGGATCGCATTTGCTCTATTCATTGGGGCGATCATCCGATTGCTGGTGACGATGGCATCCATGAGGATATCCTTTCAGATGAAGATGAGCAGCATCCTATTTAATAGGGATGATTTTCACTTTTTAATTGAGCGCATCAAAGTTATAAGAAATCGTAGAGGAGCGCGCTGATATGCACATGGATTTGAACATTCATCCAATGGATGTCCTGAAGAATCAACTTCGTAACATTTTGAAAGTGATCTCACCTGGATCAAGTATTTACTATATTGACTACCCTGTTCATAGTAACGGTGGTGACCTGTTGATTATGAAAGGTACGGAAGCATTCTTCAAGGATTATGATATCAGGGTTAAAGCACGGTATAGCGTGCTGGATTTTCCCAACAAGCTAGCTATTCCGAGCGATCACATCATTGTCCTTCATGGTGGTGGTAATTTCGGAGATCTTTATCCTGCCCACCAGAAGCTACGCGAGAAGATCATTGAGGACTATCCTGATCACCGGATTGTCATTCTGCCACAGACAATCTTTTATAAAGAAGAATCAGAATTTGATCGAACGGCCCAGATATTCAATCGGCACAACGATCTCCATCTTTATGTTCGGGACACCTTGTCCCACGATATGGCATCGAATAAATTTCATGAGATTCATGTGTATTTATCACCTGACATGGCTCATCAGTTATGGCCGATTATGCCGAAGAGTAGTCCGGGTAAGGATTTACTATATTTTTTTCGCACGGACATCGAGAAGACAAGAGAACAAGAGCAGCTTGAGTCGTCAGGTCGTGGTGACTATTTGGATTGGACCTCTTTGTACAATCGAGTCGAGAAAAAGTCGATCAACATGATCGTAGGGTTGATGAGAAAAGGGAGTGGGCCGCTGCCGTTGCAAGCGATATGGGGAAAATATACGGATTACCTTGTAGGCAAAGCCGTTAAACGTTTTAGCGGCTACCACAGCGTGCAGACCTCTAGGTTACACGGACATATTTTATCTTGCCTGATGGACAAGCCAAACACCTTGCTTGATAATTCATACGGCAAGAATTCCAACTATTATAATACTTGGACAAGTGGAATCAAATCCGCTCAGTTAGTTGTGGGGAACTCACAAAACTAAGTCTAAGCGCTTGCTGAAACAATGAAGTATGGGGATCGTAGCGATCATCTACACTAAGCCTATGCTTTCGAAGTAAGTTTTGTTTCACAAAACTAAGCTTATGCTTTCGAAGTAAGTTTTGTTTCACAAAACTTCTAAAAGGAGAGATATCATGAAAATTGTGCTGTTGTCGGGTGGTTCGGGTAAACGTCTGTGG is part of the Paenibacillus segetis genome and encodes:
- a CDS encoding acetyltransferase, which gives rise to MSISIQQISLGKVLAVIKGACILPIKANSVGFLSRVSGKLRVSNKGKIVIGGNVSFHAKPFPSSITVGKQAKLWVGDHVFFNYGLDIGCTKSIRIGSYTIIGPMVNIMDTNFHPVDVDDLSYSKDIVISDNVWIGRGVLILPGVTIGANSVIAAGSVVTRNIPDNVLAGGTPAKVIREIHVPQNWIRRHN
- a CDS encoding glycosyltransferase family 4 protein, whose amino-acid sequence is MKVWMWPKSSQLNFYNDLLSDSLSDAGMDIVDLRHGKLMLKIGGVKSGDIVHIHWMHHAYQNDNLLLFIVKSFFFICSMLYLKLRRVQLIWTIHNLYPHHMKFLRMERFMRSLICRFCSKLIVASESIKSKVMSEFGVPASKVFVVKHGHYLGVYKPKGINFREGYNISEDADVYLFLGAIKAYKGIEDLIEAFNAMKTRQTYLIIAGKADQEMLEYLENVKDTQNIRMELRFIPNEEVADLIRAVDVMVMPYKEITTSGTAILGLTFKKLIVMPDNDFIHEYFKEDMVVSYDPLDRNGLQNAMKAALNVEREDNKPKYEEVLRELEWSAIAQKIRNVYQGWG
- a CDS encoding glycosyltransferase; its protein translation is MMDIAVTVAICTHNRAKDTGEAIESVLHQSYANEAIEIVVIDNRSTDQTTEVVNGLRRRFGSRIRYVYENRLGLSVARNRAIQEAKGKYILFLDDDALASQDWVYEIVDVFESDPEIGCVGGKIDPIWEAQEPDWIPEEHRSVFTILNYSNEVQEMPAPFIPYGANVAFRRDVFNEIKPFREDLGRVGSNLLSSEESELIARLRVSYKVYYTPFAQVGHKIAKERTTKSWFLKRMFWQGVSDAVKRQDTSFIAITKHTIRMMQAIMSALLSIFHFKTFIRQIIKICYRNGSLFGILRYNSRG
- a CDS encoding oligosaccharide flippase family protein; its protein translation is MTQLTFQKVWSGNGLFQTILRTSATNFMVMVVSTLTSIVTARMFGVVGKGEFSAILFWPTLLAGLVGFGLPTSLIYNLKQNRGNEADFVRAGFLFQLPVSLIVGVIAWIWLPIWLGNYPEAIIQTARWYTVLMLPILLAVNLISALAQSTGKFNVYNGVRLYFPLINLLGLMALWAVGNLSIHHAALAFLLTSVFVISWALCSMRESLQINWFRGSGNRVAAKALFGYGSKVFGVELLGTLYTQFDKLIILSMLTARDLGLYTVVYALSRVFNVVQTAITNVIFPKVTGMDKDTIMATVGRAFRLSMLLMMIIVVPCMFIGRYLMGILFGAPFLEASGAFYLLSIECILGGGSWILASSFNAMGRPGLVLVRQLIGLAVTIGLFFVFTPLYGLNGIAFALFIGAIIRLLVTMASMRISFQMKMSSILFNRDDFHFLIERIKVIRNRRGAR
- a CDS encoding polysaccharide pyruvyl transferase family protein — encoded protein: MHMDLNIHPMDVLKNQLRNILKVISPGSSIYYIDYPVHSNGGDLLIMKGTEAFFKDYDIRVKARYSVLDFPNKLAIPSDHIIVLHGGGNFGDLYPAHQKLREKIIEDYPDHRIVILPQTIFYKEESEFDRTAQIFNRHNDLHLYVRDTLSHDMASNKFHEIHVYLSPDMAHQLWPIMPKSSPGKDLLYFFRTDIEKTREQEQLESSGRGDYLDWTSLYNRVEKKSINMIVGLMRKGSGPLPLQAIWGKYTDYLVGKAVKRFSGYHSVQTSRLHGHILSCLMDKPNTLLDNSYGKNSNYYNTWTSGIKSAQLVVGNSQN